The Heyndrickxia vini genome contains a region encoding:
- a CDS encoding GTPase: MKEEFNKFNENFDKNFIKPNIVLSGKTGVGKSTLINAIFGSKIAEAGEGKPVSQSLDKYDIADINVNLFDTKGLELDPQEREKSRNSIIEEISKRAESSNVEEHMHVMWYCISNESRRIEDVELEWIRDFSNYMPVIVVLTQTLDTDETFQKIIEKECPEVKICRVLAEERKLYGNLNIPPHGLKNLISETMNILPDATVRAFTAAQKIKIEEKIKSAKELLKERLDSKGPFNYKNLAHLADTFPIGLDVLGKGAVYLYIAKDIMTVMGIPVSKNFIKFSKEAKPLLKSILLPFILFEGSKTAGKAAVKYGSEKFGPKVIAFITKLLGKNISKSNIILSPVVGLIMGSFNRKVTEKIANAFIDVCSDFLRNEQNFEELSNEEILDILSKNMQEKMEDIQESLEEIVEEELTVS; this comes from the coding sequence ATGAAGGAAGAATTCAATAAGTTTAATGAGAATTTTGATAAGAATTTTATTAAACCTAATATAGTTCTTTCAGGGAAAACTGGAGTAGGAAAAAGCACATTAATCAATGCTATATTTGGTTCTAAAATTGCTGAGGCGGGTGAAGGTAAGCCTGTTTCGCAATCATTAGATAAATATGATATTGCAGATATTAATGTAAACCTATTTGATACAAAGGGATTAGAACTAGATCCTCAAGAAAGGGAAAAATCCCGAAATAGTATTATTGAAGAAATTAGTAAACGTGCAGAATCTTCGAATGTTGAAGAGCATATGCATGTGATGTGGTATTGTATCTCAAATGAAAGTAGAAGAATCGAAGATGTAGAATTAGAGTGGATAAGGGATTTTTCAAATTACATGCCAGTAATCGTTGTATTAACACAAACACTTGATACTGATGAGACGTTCCAGAAAATAATTGAAAAAGAATGTCCAGAAGTAAAAATATGCCGGGTACTAGCTGAAGAAAGGAAGTTATACGGAAATCTAAATATACCCCCACATGGATTAAAAAATTTAATTAGTGAAACAATGAATATACTTCCAGATGCTACAGTAAGAGCATTTACAGCCGCCCAAAAAATTAAGATTGAAGAAAAAATAAAGTCTGCAAAAGAGCTACTCAAAGAACGATTAGACTCAAAAGGCCCGTTTAATTATAAAAATTTAGCACATCTTGCAGATACATTTCCGATTGGATTAGATGTACTAGGTAAGGGAGCTGTGTATCTTTATATAGCAAAGGATATAATGACTGTAATGGGAATCCCTGTTTCTAAAAATTTCATAAAGTTCTCGAAGGAGGCAAAACCTCTTTTAAAATCTATATTGCTACCTTTTATATTATTTGAAGGAAGTAAAACAGCTGGAAAGGCTGCTGTTAAATATGGAAGTGAAAAATTCGGACCAAAGGTAATAGCCTTTATTACAAAATTATTGGGTAAAAATATAAGTAAAAGCAATATTATATTGTCACCTGTTGTTGGATTAATAATGGGAAGTTTTAATAGGAAGGTTACCGAAAAAATTGCAAATGCCTTCATCGATGTATGTTCAGATTTTCTTAGGAATGAGCAAAATTTTGAAGAACTTTCAAACGAAGAGATTTTAGATATTCTTTCAAAAAATATGCAAGAAAAAATGGAGGATATTCAAGAAAGTCTAGAGGAAATAGTTGAAGAAGAACTTACAGTTAGTTAA
- a CDS encoding UvrD-helicase domain-containing protein encodes MPSNKRIIKAAAGTGKTTLLIGEAVKTYLEGKVLYLTYTNANLNSMKSDLMDSVGIIPTNIKCKTWTDFLLNECARPYRKVMEGPEIEGVNFCSLGEIPRLKGITAANWRYYYDFQGRLYYERLAQFCHVILEASSGVIIDRLQKIYTTILIDEIQDMGGYDLKIIEAIYRSNLNLVVVGDHRQATYSTNSGPFLSRYRGINIFNFFAEVLKHDELESLDVCHRCPQVVCDLANTLYSDLNMQSAKRVDNEDVGTHLVSMDNVTLFIERYKPTVLYYNISSLNKFMSKLEEDIDFESITFGKSKGLSFDNVLILPTKEMEKHIIKGRHKMSDSVIAQFYVAITRSKKNVAILSDKTPYFNFLNRWEEVGQGINI; translated from the coding sequence ATGCCATCCAATAAAAGAATTATTAAGGCTGCAGCAGGAACAGGAAAGACTACATTATTAATAGGAGAAGCAGTAAAAACCTATCTAGAAGGTAAGGTATTATACCTCACATATACGAATGCAAATTTAAACTCTATGAAGTCTGATCTTATGGATTCAGTAGGAATAATCCCTACGAACATAAAATGTAAGACATGGACGGATTTTTTGCTTAATGAATGTGCTAGGCCATATAGAAAGGTTATGGAAGGACCCGAAATTGAAGGGGTTAATTTTTGTTCGTTAGGAGAAATCCCGCGCTTAAAGGGTATAACAGCCGCTAATTGGCGATATTATTACGATTTTCAAGGAAGGCTCTATTATGAGAGGCTGGCTCAATTTTGCCATGTAATATTAGAAGCTTCTAGTGGTGTAATCATTGATAGACTCCAAAAAATTTATACCACAATTCTTATAGATGAGATACAAGACATGGGAGGATATGACTTAAAAATAATTGAGGCTATTTACCGCTCTAACCTTAATCTTGTAGTTGTTGGAGACCATCGACAGGCAACATATTCAACAAATTCAGGTCCTTTTCTCAGCAGATACAGAGGGATTAATATATTTAATTTCTTTGCTGAGGTACTAAAGCACGACGAACTTGAGAGCTTAGATGTGTGCCACCGCTGTCCACAGGTAGTTTGCGATTTAGCAAATACATTATATAGTGACCTTAACATGCAATCAGCAAAGAGAGTTGACAATGAAGATGTAGGTACACACTTGGTTAGTATGGACAATGTAACTTTGTTCATAGAACGTTATAAGCCAACAGTACTTTATTATAATATAAGTTCTCTTAACAAATTTATGTCTAAACTAGAAGAAGATATCGACTTTGAATCAATAACTTTTGGCAAATCAAAAGGATTAAGCTTTGATAATGTTTTAATACTTCCTACTAAAGAAATGGAAAAACATATAATAAAAGGTAGACACAAAATGTCGGATTCAGTAATAGCACAGTTCTATGTAGCAATTACAAGAAGTAAAAAGAATGTTGCAATTTTATCGGATAAAACTCCTTACTTTAATTTTTTGAACCGATGGGAAGAGGTAGGTCAAGGGATAAACATTTAA
- a CDS encoding DUF1643 domain-containing protein, producing the protein MCSFTKVVSEDIKSTAVFSDDKNNEYRYLLTREWDSNKKKATVIMLNPSKATHLKFDTTIMNVHNLMMDYEGKSYGSYSIVNLFAYRSTDPKLLVNRRQDYEMENDKFLKEAFDNSNIIIVAWGRDFSKVNAVTRRDINVRISNVIEMLRNYQDKIYIFWDGKEDLNNIKPRHPVLLKSHWKLIKYNIKSRFEIDS; encoded by the coding sequence ATGTGCTCGTTTACAAAAGTAGTTTCCGAGGATATCAAATCAACTGCAGTTTTCTCAGATGATAAAAATAACGAGTATCGGTATTTACTGACAAGGGAATGGGATAGTAATAAAAAGAAGGCTACAGTAATTATGCTAAATCCTAGTAAGGCAACTCACTTGAAATTTGATACAACGATAATGAATGTTCACAATTTAATGATGGACTATGAGGGTAAATCTTATGGCTCATATTCAATTGTTAATCTTTTTGCTTACCGTAGTACTGATCCAAAACTCTTAGTAAATAGAAGGCAAGATTATGAGATGGAAAATGATAAGTTTCTAAAGGAAGCATTTGATAATTCTAATATTATAATAGTTGCTTGGGGTAGAGATTTTAGTAAGGTAAATGCTGTAACAAGAAGAGATATTAATGTGCGAATTTCAAATGTTATAGAAATGCTCCGGAATTACCAAGATAAAATCTATATCTTTTGGGATGGTAAAGAAGATTTAAATAACATTAAACCTAGACATCCCGTCTTACTAAAAAGTCACTGGAAGTTAATCAAATATAATATCAAGTCAAGATTCGAGATTGATTCTTAA
- a CDS encoding DUF5348 domain-containing protein, with protein MISRGILVFDHRDQEWRVWIGQQAYWMGQGDSFELRIRNKYFRTHLQKDLDWFITLDYDVSFILHIDEIYKIKIEKHDYIPVDSPF; from the coding sequence ATGATATCACGGGGGATATTAGTATTTGACCATCGCGACCAAGAGTGGAGAGTCTGGATTGGGCAACAAGCATACTGGATGGGTCAGGGCGATTCGTTTGAGCTTCGTATTCGAAACAAGTACTTTCGGACACATTTACAAAAGGATTTGGATTGGTTTATTACTTTAGATTATGATGTTAGCTTTATCCTTCACATAGATGAAATATATAAGATTAAAATAGAAAAGCACGATTATATACCAGTAGATTCCCCTTTTTAG
- a CDS encoding ATP-dependent nuclease, with product MLLRKVKICNYKKFEDFSLDFDNNYSIMIGNNGAGKSTLLEAIHLALTGTINGKPIFYELSPYIFNRKIVNKFIEEVKDDNKKTPPETIIELYFGESEDSDLNELLGMENSENMNVPGFVFSIKFNEHYREEYQKYIENENFIHIPTEYYTVEWKSFAGLTITTRSIPIKSHLIDSTTTSLATSSQKYIMKIISDVLDEKQKANLAVLYRSYKEKFGEDPNITSINEVLNEKKSLMLDDTRNLSISLDITQKATWESAIAAFLDNIPFDYIGKGEQNVIKTTLSIGNRKPKRNLVLIEEPESHLSFSNMRILLDKIISECSDQQLLITTHSSYVLNKMAMENVILLGENRSGKLNQLPKDTRDYFQKLPNYDTLRFILSKRVILVEGPADDLIIQKAYHQRYNKLPLDDGIDVISVNGLSFKRFLDIAKLLNISTVVVTDNDHDYEKNINNKYRDYTGGTIKLCFSTNNELNTLEPQVLKCDAGNYDKLKTILGKQDKSEEELLEFMLKNKTDWALKVFLNSETQLNFPEYINDAIQ from the coding sequence ATGTTATTAAGAAAAGTTAAAATTTGTAATTACAAGAAATTCGAAGATTTTTCCTTAGATTTTGATAATAACTATTCAATAATGATAGGAAATAACGGGGCTGGGAAATCAACATTATTAGAAGCGATTCACTTAGCCCTGACAGGGACAATAAATGGGAAACCAATCTTTTATGAATTATCTCCCTATATATTTAATAGAAAAATTGTTAACAAGTTTATCGAGGAAGTAAAAGATGATAATAAAAAAACTCCACCTGAAACAATAATCGAGTTATACTTCGGAGAGTCAGAAGACTCTGACCTCAATGAATTATTGGGTATGGAGAATAGCGAAAATATGAATGTGCCGGGATTTGTATTCTCTATTAAATTTAATGAGCATTATCGAGAGGAATATCAGAAGTATATTGAAAATGAAAATTTTATACATATTCCTACTGAGTACTATACAGTTGAATGGAAAAGTTTCGCAGGATTAACAATAACTACAAGATCGATTCCTATAAAATCACACCTTATTGACTCAACCACTACAAGTCTAGCTACTAGTTCTCAAAAGTATATTATGAAGATTATCTCAGATGTATTAGATGAAAAACAAAAAGCTAATTTAGCAGTTCTCTACAGAAGCTATAAGGAAAAATTTGGTGAAGATCCTAATATAACTTCTATAAATGAAGTGTTAAACGAGAAGAAAAGTCTTATGTTAGACGACACTAGGAATTTATCAATATCGTTGGATATTACTCAAAAGGCTACTTGGGAATCTGCAATAGCTGCCTTTTTAGACAATATCCCCTTCGATTATATTGGTAAAGGGGAACAAAATGTTATAAAGACTACACTATCTATTGGAAACAGAAAGCCTAAAAGAAATTTAGTGCTAATTGAGGAACCTGAGAGTCATTTATCATTTTCAAACATGAGAATCTTATTAGATAAAATCATATCAGAGTGTTCTGATCAACAATTACTTATTACTACTCATAGTTCATATGTATTAAATAAAATGGCAATGGAAAATGTTATTCTTCTTGGTGAAAATAGAAGTGGGAAGCTAAATCAATTGCCAAAGGATACAAGAGACTATTTTCAAAAACTACCGAACTATGACACTTTAAGATTTATCTTATCTAAGAGGGTAATATTGGTCGAGGGGCCTGCAGATGACTTAATCATCCAAAAAGCCTACCATCAAAGATATAATAAACTTCCGTTAGATGACGGGATAGATGTCATATCAGTAAATGGGCTATCATTCAAAAGATTTTTGGATATAGCAAAGTTACTAAATATAAGTACTGTAGTAGTTACAGATAACGATCATGATTATGAAAAGAATATTAACAACAAATATAGAGACTATACGGGTGGTACAATTAAATTGTGTTTTAGCACAAATAATGAGCTAAATACGTTAGAACCACAGGTGTTAAAATGTGATGCTGGTAATTATGATAAATTAAAAACTATACTAGGAAAACAAGATAAGTCTGAAGAAGAGTTGTTAGAATTTATGCTGAAAAACAAAACTGATTGGGCGCTAAAAGTATTTTTAAACAGCGAAACACAATTGAATTTTCCGGAGTATATAAATGATGCCATCCAATAA
- a CDS encoding reverse transcriptase domain-containing protein gives MSTDDSFKKLVTRNKIKETFELYVAQKTDTLTDECQIKVPEGLDGIDYKLFQKTLGHQVDTIFKRIQRGNYYFYPLREVKISKDPLLNIKDAEKQGKIRKLSIATIRDVIIQKILYDYLSPFTEEKFTELPYVSFAYRKNVNAQKAAQKVFNDLNDRYIYALDADLKGFFDTIPHDKLFKQIQTFFKDMPEIQRLLYRFIHIDIGYKSKNKNKVIRKKRKEGIPQGGIISGMLANIYLHQFDFWIMTVLKAKYDIRYTRYADDFVILAKNIEDITKIQGECKEFLENIGLVLHPDPKKTKICTLSNSRSLDFVGFKISQKYIGIKDSNIKKFKIRIEEILKTTNFKKKKSLELLKLRMSYKYFGNEYKSFKCKTCGNLEKSRNWMRFFLVITDTNQLKSLDKWVYKSINYYYYKKTGGRLPKNSLKQLDFPSLELLYYNYRKQLRHENEHCQCNAIDKNLYSTKNPYNELFNIYT, from the coding sequence ATGAGTACAGATGATTCTTTTAAAAAATTAGTAACTAGGAATAAAATTAAAGAGACTTTCGAACTGTATGTTGCTCAAAAGACTGACACTTTAACTGATGAATGCCAAATTAAGGTCCCAGAAGGTCTTGATGGTATAGATTATAAATTATTTCAAAAAACTCTTGGTCATCAAGTTGATACAATCTTCAAAAGGATACAACGAGGAAATTACTACTTTTATCCGCTGAGAGAAGTAAAGATTTCAAAAGATCCATTATTGAATATTAAGGATGCTGAAAAGCAAGGAAAAATAAGAAAATTGTCAATTGCTACTATCAGAGATGTAATAATTCAAAAAATTTTATATGATTATCTAAGTCCATTTACTGAAGAAAAATTCACTGAATTACCATATGTTAGTTTTGCGTATCGTAAAAATGTAAATGCTCAGAAAGCAGCACAGAAAGTATTCAATGATCTAAATGATCGTTATATTTATGCTCTCGATGCTGATTTAAAAGGATTTTTTGATACTATTCCTCATGATAAGCTTTTTAAACAAATTCAGACTTTCTTTAAAGATATGCCTGAAATTCAAAGGCTTCTTTATCGTTTTATTCATATTGATATTGGATACAAAAGTAAGAATAAAAATAAGGTAATTAGAAAAAAGCGTAAAGAAGGTATTCCGCAAGGTGGGATAATTTCCGGAATGCTAGCAAATATATATCTTCATCAATTTGATTTCTGGATAATGACAGTTTTAAAAGCTAAATATGATATTAGGTATACAAGGTATGCTGATGATTTTGTTATATTAGCAAAAAATATTGAGGATATTACAAAAATTCAGGGAGAATGTAAGGAATTCCTTGAAAATATTGGGCTGGTACTGCACCCAGACCCCAAAAAAACAAAAATATGTACACTATCTAATAGTAGAAGTTTAGATTTTGTTGGATTCAAAATTTCACAAAAATATATTGGTATCAAAGATAGTAATATAAAGAAATTTAAAATAAGAATAGAAGAAATTTTAAAAACTACAAACTTTAAAAAGAAGAAGTCACTAGAGCTTTTAAAATTAAGGATGAGTTATAAATACTTCGGTAATGAATATAAGAGTTTCAAGTGTAAAACCTGTGGGAACCTTGAAAAATCGAGAAATTGGATGAGATTTTTTTTAGTGATTACAGATACAAATCAGTTAAAGAGTTTAGATAAATGGGTCTATAAATCCATAAACTATTATTATTATAAGAAAACAGGGGGAAGACTCCCTAAAAATTCGTTAAAGCAATTAGATTTTCCTTCTTTAGAATTACTTTATTATAACTATCGTAAACAGTTAAGACATGAGAATGAGCATTGCCAATGTAATGCTATTGATAAAAATCTTTATTCCACTAAAAATCCTTATAATGAGTTATTCAATATTTATACATAG
- a CDS encoding ExeA family protein, translating into MYKSFYSLAQTPFSKDLRPSDAFPSSDYHGALSALKYLQQSKGIGLITGDPGAGKTFTLRTFKESLNPSLYHVVYFPLSTGGVMDFYRGLVYGLGEEPKFRKVDLFRQIQQGIERMAGERKITPVFILDEMHMAKDAFLQDIAILFNFQMDSINPFILIMAGLPHLKTRLTLTHHRPLSQRVIAKFEIQPLSREEVAKYIDHHMKIAGAKMPIFTESAIEAIALRSQGWPRVINKLTINSLLFGSQLKKEQIDEEIVRLAIEDSSL; encoded by the coding sequence ATGTATAAATCTTTTTATTCCTTAGCCCAAACTCCTTTTTCAAAGGATTTACGACCTTCAGACGCTTTTCCTTCATCGGATTATCATGGGGCATTGAGCGCATTAAAGTATTTACAGCAATCAAAAGGAATTGGACTTATTACGGGAGACCCTGGAGCAGGAAAAACATTTACCTTGCGTACTTTTAAGGAATCATTGAATCCTTCCCTCTATCATGTCGTCTATTTCCCCCTTTCAACAGGCGGTGTAATGGATTTTTATCGAGGATTAGTCTATGGCCTAGGAGAAGAGCCGAAGTTTCGTAAGGTAGATCTTTTTCGGCAAATTCAACAAGGGATTGAGCGAATGGCAGGAGAACGAAAAATTACTCCCGTGTTTATATTAGATGAAATGCATATGGCAAAAGATGCTTTTTTACAGGATATAGCAATTTTATTTAATTTTCAAATGGATTCTATAAACCCATTTATCTTAATTATGGCGGGGTTGCCACATTTAAAGACGCGATTAACCTTAACTCACCATCGTCCGCTTTCTCAAAGAGTAATCGCGAAATTTGAAATACAGCCATTATCAAGGGAGGAAGTAGCAAAATACATCGATCATCATATGAAAATAGCTGGGGCGAAGATGCCCATCTTTACCGAATCAGCAATAGAAGCCATTGCCTTACGTTCTCAAGGATGGCCACGTGTCATCAACAAACTCACAATCAATAGTCTACTGTTTGGATCGCAGTTAAAGAAGGAACAAATTGACGAAGAAATCGTAAGGTTGGCTATAGAGGACAGCAGTTTATGA
- a CDS encoding DDE-type integrase/transposase/recombinase: protein MNEKEREQVALFRYGLIAPLFNGQIDSNEYLKGLEGKIHSIPYYGERKIAVKTIKEWLLHYQRNGFEALKPKKRMDRGNSRRLSPDDLDQILEIRKKSLHMPVSVFYEQLLEKGEITKKQISYSTINRLLKKHNLVGKSIVASPERKRFAHDKVNVLWQADLSHGPYVRINGKSKKTYLIAYIDDCSRLVPYAEFFSSEKFDGLRVVTKEALIRRGKPTIIYADNGKIYRSETLQYACAQLGITLAHTQPYDPQSKGKIERFFKTVQTRFYPLLQANPVHSLEELNERFWRWLEEDYHRRVHASLEGRTPHEMFHAQLENITYLEDPSILDTIFLKREQRKVKADSTITLNKHLYEVPSRFIGSSIDVRLDEHGVYIFEDDKKVAEATPVSMKDNAYVKRVRSPFSVSQVEEQKEERDHV, encoded by the coding sequence ATGAATGAAAAAGAACGTGAACAAGTAGCTTTATTTCGATATGGGCTCATTGCCCCATTATTTAATGGACAAATTGATTCAAATGAATATTTGAAAGGATTAGAGGGGAAAATTCATTCTATTCCTTATTACGGAGAACGGAAAATTGCCGTAAAAACAATAAAAGAATGGCTGCTTCATTATCAACGAAATGGATTTGAAGCACTAAAGCCGAAAAAACGGATGGATCGAGGGAATTCTAGAAGACTATCACCCGATGATCTAGATCAAATTCTTGAAATACGAAAAAAATCTCTCCATATGCCAGTCAGTGTCTTCTACGAACAACTTCTGGAGAAAGGAGAGATCACAAAAAAACAAATATCTTACTCTACTATAAACCGATTACTCAAAAAACACAATCTTGTAGGGAAAAGTATCGTGGCAAGCCCGGAACGAAAAAGGTTCGCCCATGACAAAGTAAATGTATTATGGCAGGCCGATTTATCCCATGGCCCATACGTTCGGATCAATGGAAAAAGCAAAAAAACTTATTTGATTGCTTATATTGATGACTGTTCGCGCCTAGTTCCGTATGCAGAGTTCTTCTCATCCGAGAAATTCGATGGATTAAGAGTCGTAACCAAAGAGGCGTTAATCAGAAGAGGAAAACCAACCATTATTTATGCGGATAATGGCAAGATCTATCGATCCGAAACGCTTCAATATGCGTGTGCTCAGCTTGGAATCACTCTGGCTCACACACAACCGTATGATCCTCAAAGCAAAGGGAAAATTGAAAGGTTCTTTAAAACCGTTCAAACAAGGTTTTATCCTTTATTGCAGGCCAACCCAGTTCATTCACTAGAGGAATTAAATGAAAGGTTTTGGCGTTGGTTAGAAGAAGATTATCATCGAAGGGTACATGCGTCCTTAGAAGGAAGAACCCCACATGAAATGTTTCACGCACAACTTGAAAATATCACCTATCTGGAGGATCCATCCATTCTGGACACCATCTTCTTGAAACGGGAACAACGAAAGGTAAAGGCGGATTCGACCATTACGTTGAATAAGCACCTTTACGAAGTTCCTTCTCGTTTTATAGGATCCTCCATCGATGTGCGATTGGATGAACATGGGGTCTATATATTTGAAGATGATAAGAAGGTAGCAGAAGCCACGCCTGTATCTATGAAGGATAATGCATATGTAAAACGAGTCCGTTCTCCCTTTTCAGTATCTCAAGTAGAAGAACAGAAGGAGGAACGAGATCATGTATAA